A single Alcanivorax borkumensis SK2 DNA region contains:
- a CDS encoding WS/DGAT/MGAT family O-acyltransferase, producing MARKLSIMDSGWLMMETRETPMHVGGLALFAIPEGAPEDYVESIYRYLVDVDSICRPFNQKIQSHLPLYLDATWVEDKNFDIDYHVRHSALPRPGRVRELLALVSRLHAQRLDPSRPLWESYLIEGLEGNRFALYTKMHHSMVDGVAGMHLMQSRLATCAEDRLPAPWSGEWDAEKKPRKSRGAAAANAGMKGTMNNLRRGGGQLVDLLRQPKDGNVKTIYRAPKTQLNRRVTGARRFAAQSWSLSRIKAAGKQHGGTVNDIFLAMCGGALRRYLLSQDALSDQPLVAQVPVALRSADQAGEGGNAITTVQVSLGTHIAQPLNRLAAIQDSMKAVKSRLGDMQKSEIDVYTVLTNMPLSLGQVTGLSGRVSPMFNLVISNVPGPKETLHLNGAEMLATYPVSLVLHGYALNITVVSYKNSLEFGVIGCRDTLPHIQRFLVYLEESLVELEP from the coding sequence ATGGCCCGTAAATTGTCTATTATGGATTCCGGCTGGTTAATGATGGAGACCCGGGAAACCCCTATGCATGTGGGGGGGTTGGCGTTGTTTGCCATTCCAGAAGGTGCTCCTGAGGATTATGTGGAAAGTATCTATCGATACCTGGTGGATGTGGATAGCATCTGCCGCCCATTTAACCAAAAGATTCAGTCTCATTTGCCCCTGTACTTAGATGCTACTTGGGTGGAAGACAAAAATTTCGATATTGACTACCACGTACGGCATTCTGCCTTGCCTCGGCCGGGACGGGTGCGTGAGCTGTTGGCGTTAGTATCGCGGTTGCACGCCCAGCGTTTGGATCCTAGCCGCCCGTTGTGGGAGAGCTATTTGATCGAGGGGTTGGAGGGAAACCGTTTCGCTCTTTATACCAAGATGCATCACTCCATGGTGGATGGGGTGGCAGGGATGCACCTAATGCAGTCTCGCCTAGCTACTTGTGCGGAAGACCGTTTACCCGCCCCTTGGTCTGGCGAGTGGGATGCAGAGAAGAAACCGAGAAAGAGCCGTGGCGCTGCAGCGGCGAATGCCGGTATGAAAGGAACAATGAATAACCTGCGCCGAGGTGGTGGTCAGCTTGTGGACCTGCTGCGACAGCCCAAGGATGGCAACGTAAAGACTATCTATCGGGCGCCGAAAACCCAGCTAAACCGCCGGGTGACGGGCGCGCGACGCTTTGCTGCCCAGTCGTGGTCGCTGTCGCGGATTAAAGCCGCGGGCAAACAGCATGGCGGTACGGTGAATGATATTTTCCTTGCCATGTGTGGCGGCGCGCTGCGTCGCTATCTGCTCAGTCAGGATGCCTTGTCCGATCAGCCGTTGGTAGCCCAGGTGCCAGTAGCCTTGCGTAGTGCGGATCAGGCTGGTGAGGGTGGCAATGCCATTACTACGGTTCAGGTAAGCCTGGGTACGCATATTGCTCAGCCGCTGAATCGGCTGGCCGCAATCCAGGATTCCATGAAAGCGGTGAAATCTCGGCTTGGTGATATGCAGAAGTCCGAGATCGATGTTTATACGGTGCTGACCAATATGCCGCTGTCTTTGGGGCAGGTCACGGGCCTGTCCGGGCGCGTAAGCCCCATGTTTAACCTAGTGATTTCCAATGTGCCGGGGCCGAAGGAAACGCTTCATCTCAATGGTGCGGAGATGTTGGCTACCTATCCGGTGTCATTGGTTCTGCATGGTTACGCCCTAAATATCACTGTGGTGAGCTACAAGAATAGCCTTGAGTTTGGCGTGATCGGTTGCCGTGACACGTTGCCTCATATTCAGCGTTTTCTGGTTTATCTCGAAGAATCGCTGGTGGAGCTGGAGCCTTGA
- a CDS encoding Hpt domain-containing protein → MGQNFQMLVESFRRDGEQRLAAMEKALKAEDKEALRRQAHSLKGSSSNLGAVRVVDVCVALELAVSNRELANVPVLLECLKQQFRQACTALQACLA, encoded by the coding sequence ATGGGCCAGAATTTCCAGATGCTGGTTGAGTCCTTCCGGCGTGATGGTGAGCAACGTCTGGCCGCCATGGAAAAGGCGCTGAAAGCAGAGGATAAAGAGGCTCTTCGCCGCCAGGCGCACAGCCTCAAAGGTAGCAGCAGCAACCTTGGTGCTGTCCGTGTCGTAGATGTGTGCGTGGCACTGGAGTTAGCGGTGTCTAATCGTGAGTTAGCCAATGTTCCCGTTTTGCTTGAATGTTTGAAACAGCAATTCAGGCAGGCCTGCACGGCACTGCAGGCCTGCCTAGCGTAA
- a CDS encoding sulfite exporter TauE/SafE family protein, which yields MEYLSDPWLVAAMLGAGVLAGFINTLAGGGGLLILPLLMLSGMSAALANGTMRVAVLIQSAEAVRQFNKRGSMPFADLPAILVPSLLGTLVGALAAAFLPETILKPVLLITLVVVALLMVLRPSQMSPDPNSVPLSPNTSLSGWIGLFFAGAYGGFVQAGVGFVLLAVLAGQLRYDLLRSNALKLAITGSFTILALAIFVARGQVAWLPGLVVAAGSLIGVRLGVSFAHAVSPRVLKRILLVMVLAVCLAAAIKG from the coding sequence ATGGAATACCTGTCTGATCCTTGGCTGGTGGCTGCCATGCTAGGCGCTGGTGTGTTGGCAGGTTTTATCAATACTCTGGCAGGAGGCGGCGGTTTGCTGATCTTGCCACTGTTAATGCTCAGCGGCATGAGTGCGGCCCTGGCCAACGGTACCATGCGCGTTGCAGTGTTGATTCAAAGCGCGGAAGCGGTGCGCCAATTCAATAAACGTGGCTCTATGCCCTTTGCCGATCTGCCCGCGATATTGGTGCCGAGCTTGCTGGGAACATTGGTGGGGGCGCTGGCAGCAGCCTTTCTTCCCGAAACTATTCTTAAGCCTGTGCTTCTAATTACGCTGGTGGTGGTCGCGTTACTAATGGTGCTGCGCCCGTCGCAGATGTCACCGGACCCGAACTCAGTGCCATTGTCTCCTAATACCAGCCTGTCGGGCTGGATAGGGCTGTTTTTCGCTGGAGCCTATGGTGGTTTTGTTCAAGCGGGCGTGGGCTTCGTGTTACTGGCGGTGCTTGCCGGGCAGTTACGCTACGACCTGCTACGCAGTAATGCGTTGAAACTGGCTATCACGGGCAGCTTCACCATATTAGCGCTGGCTATCTTTGTGGCCCGGGGGCAGGTGGCCTGGTTGCCTGGGCTGGTGGTTGCGGCGGGTAGTCTGATTGGCGTTCGGCTTGGGGTCAGCTTTGCTCACGCCGTGTCCCCACGTGTGCTCAAGCGTATTTTGCTGGTGATGGTGTTGGCAGTATGCCTAGCCGCGGCAATCAAGGGGTGA
- the fdxA gene encoding ferredoxin FdxA, with amino-acid sequence MTFVVGENCINCKHTDCVEVCPVDCFYEGENFLVIHPDECIDCALCEPECPVNAIFSEDELPDDQQDFLEINADLAEKWPNITEMKDAPDDAEEWDGVPNKREKLIR; translated from the coding sequence ATGACGTTCGTAGTAGGTGAGAACTGCATTAACTGCAAACACACCGATTGTGTGGAAGTGTGCCCGGTAGATTGTTTCTACGAAGGCGAGAATTTTCTGGTCATCCACCCGGACGAGTGTATCGACTGTGCACTATGCGAGCCGGAGTGCCCGGTAAACGCGATTTTTTCGGAAGATGAGCTGCCAGACGACCAGCAAGATTTCCTAGAGATCAATGCGGATCTGGCAGAGAAGTGGCCGAACATTACCGAAATGAAAGATGCGCCGGACGACGCTGAAGAGTGGGACGGTGTGCCCAACAAGCGGGAGAAACTGATCCGCTAA
- a CDS encoding YebC/PmpR family DNA-binding transcriptional regulator yields MGRAYQNRKESMAKTSDMKAKVYSRYGREIYVSAKSGGVDPTANLALRSLIERAKKDQVPGHVIDKALDKAKGGGGEDYSPARYEGYGPGGSMALIECLTDNPNRTFGDVRMAFTKTKCKIGTQGTVSHMFDHVAIFVFAHEDEDAVLEALMDADVDVSEIENDNGMLTVFTPNTEYFKAKQALVEAFGELEFEVDEIQFIPQSYTTISAEDMDMFDKFMAMLNDLDDVQNVYHNVDLG; encoded by the coding sequence ATGGGCCGCGCCTACCAAAACCGCAAAGAATCCATGGCGAAAACCTCGGACATGAAAGCCAAGGTGTACAGCCGCTATGGTCGGGAAATCTACGTTAGCGCGAAATCCGGTGGTGTGGACCCTACTGCGAATCTGGCATTACGCAGCCTGATTGAACGCGCCAAAAAAGATCAGGTGCCCGGTCATGTGATTGATAAAGCCCTCGACAAGGCTAAAGGGGGTGGCGGTGAGGATTACTCCCCGGCCCGCTATGAAGGCTATGGCCCTGGTGGCAGCATGGCACTGATTGAATGCCTCACTGATAACCCGAATCGTACCTTTGGTGATGTGCGTATGGCCTTTACCAAGACCAAATGTAAGATCGGTACCCAGGGTACGGTGAGCCACATGTTCGATCACGTGGCGATTTTCGTTTTTGCCCACGAAGATGAAGATGCGGTGCTCGAAGCCCTGATGGATGCGGATGTGGATGTCAGCGAAATAGAAAACGATAACGGTATGCTGACGGTGTTCACGCCTAACACCGAGTATTTCAAGGCTAAGCAGGCGCTGGTCGAGGCCTTCGGGGAATTGGAATTCGAGGTGGATGAAATTCAGTTTATTCCGCAGAGTTACACCACCATCAGCGCCGAAGACATGGACATGTTCGATAAATTCATGGCCATGTTGAATGATTTGGATGACGTTCAGAACGTCTATCACAACGTGGATCTGGGCTGA
- the mutS gene encoding DNA mismatch repair protein MutS: MTADLSQHTPMMQQYLGIKAEHPDQLVFYRMGDFYELFFGDAQKAARLLDITLTQRGQSAGKPIPMAGIPYHAAENYLARLVKLGESVAIAEQIGDPALAKGPVERKVVRIVTPGTVSDEALLEERRDNLLCAVFDHNNQYGCASLDLAAGRFLVTQVEGAEQLQALLERWSPAELLISEEHGLPGRWSDRPGTRKRPSWEFDEDAARRQLCQQFQVQDLAGFGEPSPVAVSAAGALLGYAKETQRGELPHITGLTVESFDDAVAMDAATRRNLELTETLDGQEQHTLAWVLDSTKTAMGARLLKRWVHQPLRNRTTLTQRQDQIDALRQGWCFESARDVLNDIGDMERILGRVALRSARPRDLTRLHASLKALPPLIGTLPAADCFCELIERIGQFPNQVELLGTAVIENPPMLIRDGGVIAPGYSEELDELRSISENAGAILVDIETRERERTQLSTLRVKYNRVHGYYIELSRRESDQAPTDYQRRQTLKNAERFITPELKEFEDKALSASSKALALEKRLYEALLEKVAADLHALQRSAAAVAELDVLASLAERAEALNWVLPQLVDDEAIIEIVDGRHPVVEQVLDDAFVPNSLHLDNARRMVIITGPNMGGKSTYMRQTALIALLAHLGSCVPAASARIGSLDRIFTRIGSSDDLAGGRSTFMVEMSETANILNNATAQSLVLMDEIGRGTSTFDGLSLAWAAAEHLARNLKSFTLFATHYFELTQLPEQLPGIYNAHLTASEHDNRIVFLHRVQEGPASRSYGLQVAQLAGVPSSVIHRAGEKLRELEQSKPLAPSATPPSSYAAPSPAAAPAQASLFNEPNAIELALTDLDPDELTPKQALEALYTLKKLT, translated from the coding sequence GTGACCGCGGACCTAAGCCAACATACGCCGATGATGCAGCAATACCTCGGCATTAAGGCCGAACACCCGGACCAGCTGGTGTTCTACCGCATGGGGGATTTCTATGAGTTGTTCTTTGGCGATGCGCAGAAAGCGGCGCGACTGCTGGATATCACGCTGACCCAACGCGGTCAAAGTGCCGGCAAGCCGATTCCCATGGCCGGCATTCCCTACCACGCGGCGGAGAACTACCTGGCGCGGCTGGTGAAGCTGGGCGAATCCGTGGCCATTGCCGAACAAATCGGTGACCCGGCGCTGGCCAAGGGGCCGGTGGAGCGCAAGGTGGTTCGCATCGTCACGCCCGGTACGGTGAGCGATGAGGCCTTACTGGAAGAGCGTCGGGATAATTTATTGTGCGCGGTTTTCGACCATAATAATCAATACGGTTGCGCCAGCCTGGATTTGGCCGCCGGGCGTTTTCTCGTCACTCAAGTAGAAGGTGCCGAGCAATTACAGGCCTTGCTGGAGCGTTGGTCGCCAGCGGAATTGTTGATCAGTGAAGAGCATGGTCTGCCGGGGCGCTGGTCCGATCGACCGGGTACTCGTAAACGTCCGAGCTGGGAGTTTGATGAAGACGCTGCCCGTCGCCAGCTGTGCCAACAGTTCCAGGTGCAGGATCTGGCCGGCTTTGGTGAGCCATCTCCCGTGGCGGTTTCCGCCGCTGGCGCACTGCTTGGCTATGCCAAGGAAACCCAGCGCGGCGAACTCCCACATATCACCGGCCTAACAGTAGAAAGCTTTGATGATGCGGTCGCCATGGATGCAGCCACCCGCCGTAACTTGGAGCTGACTGAAACCCTGGATGGCCAGGAGCAACACACCCTGGCCTGGGTGCTGGACAGCACCAAAACTGCCATGGGCGCGCGCTTACTTAAACGCTGGGTACACCAGCCATTGCGCAACCGCACCACGCTCACCCAGCGGCAGGACCAGATCGACGCCCTGCGTCAGGGCTGGTGCTTTGAGTCCGCCCGCGATGTGCTTAACGACATCGGCGACATGGAACGCATTCTCGGCCGGGTGGCGTTACGTTCTGCTCGCCCTCGGGACCTGACGCGCCTGCACGCCAGCCTCAAAGCGCTGCCGCCTCTAATCGGCACCCTACCCGCCGCCGATTGTTTTTGCGAATTGATTGAGCGCATCGGCCAGTTTCCGAACCAGGTGGAATTGCTGGGCACGGCGGTGATCGAGAATCCGCCCATGCTGATACGCGACGGCGGCGTCATTGCTCCCGGTTACAGTGAAGAGCTGGATGAGCTGCGTTCCATCAGCGAAAACGCCGGTGCGATTTTAGTGGATATCGAAACCCGCGAGCGCGAACGAACCCAGCTTTCCACCCTGCGCGTGAAGTACAACCGCGTGCATGGCTATTACATTGAGCTGTCGCGACGCGAGTCCGATCAGGCGCCGACAGATTATCAACGCCGTCAAACACTGAAAAATGCTGAACGGTTTATCACTCCCGAACTGAAAGAATTTGAGGACAAGGCCCTGTCCGCGTCCAGCAAAGCTCTAGCGCTGGAGAAACGCCTCTACGAAGCACTACTGGAAAAAGTGGCCGCCGACCTGCACGCCCTTCAGCGCAGTGCTGCCGCCGTGGCCGAGCTCGATGTGCTGGCATCGCTGGCCGAACGGGCCGAAGCACTCAACTGGGTGCTCCCACAGTTAGTAGATGACGAAGCGATCATCGAAATTGTGGATGGCCGTCACCCGGTGGTGGAACAGGTGCTAGACGACGCGTTCGTTCCTAACAGCCTGCACTTAGACAATGCCCGCCGTATGGTGATCATTACCGGCCCCAACATGGGCGGTAAATCCACCTACATGCGCCAAACCGCCCTGATCGCGCTGCTCGCTCACCTTGGCAGCTGTGTGCCGGCGGCCAGTGCCCGCATCGGTAGCCTGGACCGGATCTTCACCCGCATTGGCTCGTCCGATGATCTGGCCGGTGGCCGCTCCACCTTTATGGTGGAAATGTCAGAAACCGCCAACATCCTCAACAACGCCACCGCCCAAAGCCTAGTACTGATGGACGAGATTGGCCGCGGCACCAGCACTTTTGATGGCCTTAGCCTGGCCTGGGCTGCCGCCGAGCACCTAGCGCGCAATCTCAAGTCGTTTACCCTGTTCGCCACACACTACTTCGAGTTGACTCAACTACCAGAGCAACTGCCGGGCATCTACAACGCACACCTGACCGCCAGCGAACACGATAACCGCATTGTCTTTCTGCACCGAGTACAAGAAGGACCGGCCAGTCGCAGTTACGGTCTTCAGGTAGCCCAACTGGCGGGAGTGCCGAGCAGCGTGATCCATAGAGCCGGTGAGAAATTACGCGAGTTGGAACAAAGCAAACCGCTGGCGCCTTCAGCCACTCCCCCCAGCAGCTATGCCGCCCCATCACCGGCGGCGGCTCCGGCCCAGGCCTCACTATTCAACGAACCCAATGCGATCGAGCTAGCGTTGACCGATCTAGACCCAGACGAGCTGACACCAAAGCAAGCCCTGGAGGCGCTATATACATTGAAAAAGCTGACTTAA
- a CDS encoding class I adenylate-forming enzyme family protein — MILHKPELVEKYTNMGHWGDKTLLQRAAANCIAHPEREAVVDPPNRNELVGTPAQRLTWAEFGQAVDATAAELSRRGFGKDDVLVAQLPNVWELAMLYLAAAKAGGLLSALPMQWRSKDVGYVKKMTEARFYASAESFHGFDYQALGQELGFEHYIGLKELTDIARSKPSQGPEVPVEANDIFTLCWTSGTEADPKGCPMSHNNWEYMINLVFTTCGLQQGDRILCVAPLVNMTAVGVNYVPWLATAGTLVLHHPITPEILLRQLTEERIQYTILVPAMLNMIAKLPNVDQLDLSSVRTITTGSAPPSAWSMQEFKRRWDIDIVNIWGQNEGSCLVAGPADVPDLAMRVDHLPWWGRESVEWPSGINGIEVKILGDQDEEITEPGGIGELCYRSPGVFAGYFQRPDITEQSFTADGFFRTGDLFIVQNANHVGFYDRKKDMVIRGGFNISSVEVENAVLGFDKVQDVAVIPHPDEIMGERVCICVVPADESHPPALEEINDYLKSQGMSVYKLPEKMRLVDVIPRNPIGKIMKKELRAQ, encoded by the coding sequence ATGATTTTGCACAAACCTGAACTGGTTGAGAAATATACGAACATGGGGCACTGGGGGGACAAGACCCTGCTCCAGCGCGCGGCCGCCAATTGTATCGCCCACCCAGAGCGAGAAGCGGTGGTGGATCCCCCCAACCGGAACGAGCTGGTGGGCACCCCCGCCCAGCGCCTCACCTGGGCAGAGTTCGGCCAGGCAGTGGATGCTACGGCAGCAGAATTGTCGCGCCGCGGCTTTGGTAAGGACGACGTATTAGTGGCCCAGTTACCCAACGTGTGGGAGCTGGCCATGTTGTACCTAGCCGCAGCAAAGGCCGGCGGCTTGCTTTCTGCACTGCCTATGCAATGGCGAAGCAAGGATGTGGGTTATGTGAAAAAAATGACCGAGGCCCGCTTCTACGCGTCGGCTGAGAGCTTTCACGGCTTTGATTACCAAGCTCTAGGCCAGGAGTTGGGTTTCGAGCACTACATCGGCCTGAAAGAACTGACCGATATTGCCCGCAGCAAACCCAGCCAGGGACCTGAGGTGCCAGTAGAAGCCAATGATATTTTTACGCTGTGCTGGACATCTGGCACTGAGGCAGACCCTAAAGGCTGCCCCATGAGCCACAACAACTGGGAGTACATGATTAACCTCGTGTTCACCACCTGTGGCTTGCAGCAGGGCGACCGGATTCTATGCGTGGCGCCCCTGGTAAACATGACAGCGGTGGGGGTGAACTACGTACCTTGGCTAGCGACAGCAGGGACCCTAGTGCTGCACCATCCCATCACGCCGGAGATCTTGCTGCGCCAGCTTACCGAAGAGCGCATTCAATATACCATCCTAGTACCGGCGATGCTGAACATGATCGCCAAACTGCCCAACGTGGACCAGCTCGATCTGTCCAGCGTGCGGACCATCACCACCGGGTCAGCACCGCCTTCTGCCTGGTCCATGCAGGAGTTCAAGCGCCGCTGGGATATCGACATCGTCAATATCTGGGGCCAGAACGAAGGCTCCTGCCTAGTGGCCGGCCCCGCCGACGTACCGGACCTGGCTATGCGGGTGGATCATCTACCCTGGTGGGGCAGAGAAAGCGTCGAATGGCCCTCCGGCATCAATGGCATTGAAGTGAAGATTCTCGGCGACCAAGATGAAGAGATCACCGAGCCCGGAGGCATCGGAGAGCTTTGCTACCGAAGCCCGGGGGTCTTTGCCGGTTACTTCCAACGCCCGGACATCACCGAGCAGTCTTTCACCGCTGACGGTTTCTTCCGCACCGGAGACCTGTTCATTGTGCAAAATGCCAACCACGTAGGCTTTTACGATCGCAAGAAAGACATGGTGATCCGCGGAGGCTTCAACATCTCCAGTGTCGAGGTGGAAAACGCCGTGCTTGGCTTTGATAAGGTGCAAGACGTTGCCGTCATACCCCACCCGGACGAAATCATGGGGGAGCGTGTCTGCATTTGCGTGGTGCCTGCGGATGAGAGCCATCCGCCAGCGTTAGAGGAAATCAATGACTACCTGAAGAGTCAGGGTATGAGTGTTTACAAGCTTCCCGAAAAGATGAGGCTAGTAGATGTCATTCCCCGCAATCCGATAGGTAAGATCATGAAGAAAGAATTGCGGGCTCAGTAA
- the recA gene encoding recombinase RecA has product MSDKSKALSAALSQIERQFGKGSVMRMGDRKRERMPSISTGSLGLDVALGIGGLPKGRIVEIYGPESSGKTTLTLSVIAQAQKKGATCAFVDAEHALDPDYAEKLGVNVDDLIVSQPDTGEQALEITDMLVRSGAVDVVIVDSVAALVPKAEIEGEMGDTHVGLQARLMSQALRKITGNVKNANTLVVFINQIRMKIGVMFGNPETTTGGNALKFYSSVRLDIRRIGAVKQGDEVTGNETRVKVVKNKVSPPFRQAEFQILYGQGINQLGEVLDLGVQQGLVDKSGAWYAYKGDKIGQGKQNACEYLRENPAIAEEIETEIRARLLPDPTAEAPAEEAAPADDE; this is encoded by the coding sequence ATGAGCGATAAAAGTAAGGCGCTGTCCGCTGCGCTGTCACAGATTGAGCGCCAATTTGGCAAAGGTTCTGTCATGCGCATGGGCGATCGCAAGCGTGAGCGCATGCCCTCCATCTCGACCGGCTCACTGGGGCTGGATGTTGCCTTGGGTATTGGCGGTCTGCCCAAGGGCCGTATTGTCGAGATTTATGGCCCTGAATCCTCCGGAAAAACCACCCTGACATTGAGCGTGATTGCCCAAGCTCAAAAAAAAGGTGCCACCTGTGCCTTCGTGGATGCTGAGCATGCGCTAGACCCGGATTACGCAGAAAAGCTGGGCGTAAACGTGGACGACCTGATTGTTTCCCAGCCAGACACCGGAGAGCAGGCACTGGAAATCACCGATATGCTGGTGCGATCCGGCGCGGTGGATGTGGTCATCGTCGATTCTGTGGCTGCGCTGGTGCCGAAAGCTGAAATCGAAGGGGAAATGGGTGACACCCACGTGGGGTTGCAGGCTCGTCTGATGAGCCAGGCGCTGCGTAAAATTACCGGTAATGTGAAAAACGCCAATACACTGGTGGTCTTCATTAACCAGATTCGCATGAAAATTGGTGTGATGTTTGGTAACCCGGAAACCACCACCGGTGGTAATGCCCTGAAGTTCTACTCCTCTGTACGCTTGGATATCCGCCGTATTGGTGCGGTGAAGCAGGGCGACGAAGTAACCGGTAACGAAACCCGGGTGAAGGTGGTGAAAAACAAGGTGTCGCCGCCGTTCCGTCAGGCTGAGTTCCAGATTCTCTACGGCCAGGGTATTAATCAGCTGGGAGAAGTGTTGGACTTGGGTGTTCAACAGGGGTTGGTGGACAAATCTGGCGCCTGGTATGCCTACAAAGGCGACAAGATTGGCCAAGGTAAGCAGAACGCCTGCGAGTACCTGCGAGAAAACCCGGCCATTGCCGAAGAAATTGAAACCGAAATCCGGGCCCGCCTGTTGCCGGACCCTACAGCTGAAGCCCCGGCAGAAGAGGCCGCCCCCGCTGACGATGAGTGA
- a CDS encoding regulatory protein RecX, whose translation MSEPLTEAELRQRAVALLARRDHSRRELVTKLQQRLGDQPALEAVLAWCEEHDFIDDRRFAGFFVRARIERGQGMLRIRQELQLKGVENDWIAEALENAEVDWFALAKDVRARRFRQYPQDQKEKAKQLRFLQSRGFNAEQSFAALDMQDAELD comes from the coding sequence ATGAGTGAGCCGCTGACCGAAGCCGAGTTGCGCCAGCGGGCAGTTGCCCTGCTGGCCCGGCGCGATCACTCCCGCCGTGAGCTTGTCACCAAGCTGCAACAGCGCCTGGGGGATCAGCCGGCGCTGGAGGCGGTGCTAGCCTGGTGTGAGGAGCACGATTTTATCGATGACCGGCGCTTTGCCGGTTTTTTTGTGCGCGCGCGTATTGAGCGAGGGCAGGGGATGTTGCGGATTCGTCAGGAACTGCAGCTAAAAGGCGTTGAGAATGACTGGATTGCTGAAGCGCTAGAGAATGCCGAGGTAGATTGGTTCGCGCTGGCGAAAGACGTTCGTGCCCGCCGTTTCCGGCAGTACCCCCAAGACCAGAAAGAAAAAGCCAAGCAGCTACGTTTTCTGCAAAGTCGCGGCTTTAATGCGGAACAGAGCTTCGCTGCGCTGGATATGCAGGACGCTGAACTGGATTAA
- a CDS encoding NYN domain-containing protein, translated as MPRIAVFADVQNIYYTTRQAFGRPFNYRALWQLLSAQGEIVHALAYATHRGDDGQTKFQDALKHIGFTVKLKPYIQRSDGSSKGDWDVGIAVDVMTLAPEVDTVVLLSGDGDFDVLLTRVGANPGVRTEVYGVEPLTARSLIDSASVFHPIGDALLLK; from the coding sequence ATGCCTCGCATCGCCGTCTTTGCTGACGTCCAGAATATTTATTACACCACCCGCCAAGCTTTTGGGCGGCCTTTCAATTATCGGGCGCTTTGGCAGCTGCTGTCGGCGCAGGGCGAAATAGTTCACGCATTGGCCTATGCCACTCACCGTGGCGACGACGGGCAGACGAAATTTCAGGATGCGCTTAAACACATTGGCTTCACGGTTAAACTCAAACCCTATATTCAGCGCAGTGACGGTTCCAGCAAGGGTGACTGGGATGTGGGCATTGCGGTGGATGTGATGACGCTGGCTCCAGAGGTGGATACGGTGGTGTTGCTTTCCGGGGACGGAGATTTTGATGTGTTACTAACGCGAGTTGGCGCTAATCCGGGGGTTCGTACGGAAGTGTATGGTGTTGAGCCGCTGACTGCGCGTTCGTTGATTGATAGTGCCTCGGTGTTTCATCCGATAGGAGATGCGTTGCTATTAAAGTGA
- a CDS encoding CinA family protein encodes MLDNDILVAAVALAGALQKQRLLLATAESCTGGGIAQTLTSLSGASTWFDRGFVTYSNEAKQEMLGVQASTLATSGAVSEATALDMARGAISHSRAHVSVAVTGIAGPDGGTPDKPVGTVWIAWGQKLGYAEARCFQFDGDRDAVRQQSILHAILGLNARLK; translated from the coding sequence GTGCTGGATAACGACATCCTCGTCGCCGCCGTCGCACTGGCCGGTGCCCTGCAAAAACAACGTTTGCTGTTGGCCACTGCGGAGTCCTGTACCGGGGGGGGCATTGCCCAGACGCTCACCAGCCTGTCCGGCGCATCCACTTGGTTCGATCGGGGTTTTGTCACCTATTCTAATGAGGCTAAGCAAGAGATGCTTGGCGTGCAGGCCTCCACGTTGGCGACCTCGGGCGCGGTTAGTGAAGCAACGGCACTGGACATGGCGCGGGGCGCTATTAGCCATTCCCGTGCCCATGTGAGCGTGGCGGTGACGGGTATCGCCGGGCCGGATGGCGGCACGCCAGATAAGCCGGTGGGCACCGTCTGGATTGCCTGGGGGCAGAAGCTGGGTTATGCAGAAGCTCGCTGTTTCCAATTCGACGGGGATCGCGATGCCGTCCGTCAGCAGAGCATCCTGCACGCCATTCTGGGCTTGAATGCCCGTCTCAAGTAG